The following coding sequences lie in one Opisthocomus hoazin isolate bOpiHoa1 chromosome 7, bOpiHoa1.hap1, whole genome shotgun sequence genomic window:
- the GSKIP gene encoding GSK3B-interacting protein codes for METDCNPMELPNNTGFEEDSDYRDFEGTDVKDMRLEAEAVVNDVLFAVSNMFVSKTLPCAEDVAYINVETRERNRYCLELTEAGLRVVAYDFDQTDDSLQTPYHETVYSLLDSLSPAYREVFGNALLQRLEALKKESQS; via the exons ATGGAGACTGATTGCAATCCTATGGAGTTGCCCAATAATACGGGGTTTGAAGAGGATTCTGATTATAGAGACTTCGAAGGAACAGATGTGAAAGATATGAGACTAGAAGCTGAAGCTGTTGTGAATGATGTTCTGTTCGCTGTCAGCAACATGTTTGTCTCAAAAACCCTTCCCTGTGCAGAGGATGTGGCATATATCAATGTGGAAACCAGGGAAAGGAACAGATACTGCCTGGAGCTTACTGAAGCAGGACTCAGG GTAGTAGCTTATGATTTCGATCAGACTGATGACAGTTTGCAAACTCCATACCATGAAACTGTCTACTCCTTATTGGACTCGCTCAGCCCTGCCTATCGAGAGGTGTTTGGAAATGCATTACTACAAAGACTAGAAGCTTTGAAGAAAGAAAGTCAGTCATGA